Genomic window (Dolosigranulum savutiense):
CAAGGGCAATATATTCCCGTTTAGATGTTTTTTCTTTTAGTTGGGCTGATAAGTGATGATGGGCCTGGTCATTTTTAGCCACCATCAAGAGTCCGGATGTATCTTTATCAATCCGATGCACAATACCAGGTCTAATTTTTCCGTTAATACCGGATAAGTTGTCTAGATGATACAATAAGGCATTAACTAAGGTCCCATCTGGATGCCCTAGTGCCGGATGCACAACCATGCCTTGGGGTTTGTTCACTACAGCGATATCTTCATCTTCATAAACAATCTCAAGCGGTATATGTTGTGGTTTAGCTTCTATTTCTTCTGGTTCAGGAATCGTTATCTTCACCTGATCCCCACTAGCTACTTTGTATTTATTCGGTTGTTTTTCTCCATTTACCAACACAGCACCTTCTGCAATTAACTGCTGAATCTGATTCCGCGAGACATCTGCAATTAAATGACTTAACACCTTATCCAGTCGTCCGTGTTCTTGATCAATGGTAAGTTCAATCTGTTGTTTATTCATTAGGATCCCTTAACTTTCTTCTTTACAAGTTCATCATAGACAATATAGCCAATTAAAATAATTACGCCAATGGTTAGCGCCATATCTGCCACATTGAAAATGGGGAAATTGATAAATTCTAAACGAATCATATCGATAACATATTTTAAATGCAACCGATCAATAAAATTTCCAATCGCCCCGCCCATAATAAACGCAATACCTGTACTGGCAATCGGGGACTTTTTCCCTTCTGTGTGCAAAAAGTAAATAAGTGCGCCCACGACGACAACAGTAATCACATAAAAGAAAATCATTTGATCTTCTAGGATACTCCAAGCCGCCCCGCTATTGCGAATATATGTCAGCGACAGCACATTGGGCACGAGCGACACAACTTCTCCTAAGGCAATTTCTTGCACAGTTAAATATTTGCTCAACTGATCCAATCCAATCAATATCATAGCGATAATATAATAAATAATCATTTTCTTACCTCATTTCATTTATTCTCTATCTTACAGTAATTTTGATAAATTTTCTATTTAAACTACAATTTTCTCTCAAAAACTGTTATAGTGAGTATAGGACTTATTTTTGGAGGAGATCTGAATGAGAAAAAAATCAGTAGTCACATTAGCAAGTGTCGCCATGTTACTAGCTGCCTGCTCAGGTCCATCGTTGGACGAGCAGATACAATCTACAGAAGAAACCATTAATCAAACTGCTTCAACTTTTAATCAGTTATTCGAAAAAGAACAGACAATGATGGAAATTTATGAGACTGAAC
Coding sequences:
- the lspA gene encoding signal peptidase II, which produces MIIYYIIAMILIGLDQLSKYLTVQEIALGEVVSLVPNVLSLTYIRNSGAAWSILEDQMIFFYVITVVVVGALIYFLHTEGKKSPIASTGIAFIMGGAIGNFIDRLHLKYVIDMIRLEFINFPIFNVADMALTIGVIILIGYIVYDELVKKKVKGS
- a CDS encoding RluA family pseudouridine synthase; this encodes MNKQQIELTIDQEHGRLDKVLSHLIADVSRNQIQQLIAEGAVLVNGEKQPNKYKVASGDQVKITIPEPEEIEAKPQHIPLEIVYEDEDIAVVNKPQGMVVHPALGHPDGTLVNALLYHLDNLSGINGKIRPGIVHRIDKDTSGLLMVAKNDQAHHHLSAQLKEKTSKREYIALVHGRIPHEKATIDAPIGRDPHDRKKYAVVDDGKEAITHFNVLQRFKDDYTLIACQLETGRTHQIRVHLKYINFPMAGDPEYGPSKTLAGNGQFLHAATLGFIHPRTEEYMEFSCPLPDIFTQTIAELEKW